In the genome of Primulina eburnea isolate SZY01 chromosome 13, ASM2296580v1, whole genome shotgun sequence, the window atGACCCAGTTCTTCGTACAATTTGTGGGGAACCAGACTGCAGTAGACacaggggcgaggcccagacTGGAGGCGGTCTATGAAATATTTAGGAGGATGATTCCGAAGGATTTTTCGGGGACCATTGACCCGATGATAACGAAAgaatggattaagtccatcgaggtaatctttgcATTTATGGAGCTACAGGATACTGACAGAGCTAGATGTGCCACCTTCTTGTCGACTGGAGACGCAAGGCTTTGGTGGGAAAGCGCGTCAATGTCAGTGAACTTACAAACACTGACGTATAATGGGTtcaaggaggttttctactccgagtacttcactgaagaagtacgctCTCGcgtgaccagggagttcatgtcgctgcgacagggagacagcagcgtggcagacttTGTCAGGGAGTTTGACaaggggtgtcactttgtgcccctgatggCAAATGATGCCCGGGAGAAGATGAGTAATTTTATGGATGGCTTGCGGctgatcttgcgccgtgatgttcgaGTTGCTGGTCCTATGACTTATGCAGTTGCCGTGTCGAGAATCTTGGCGACAGAGCAGGACTAGAGGGACATTGAGGTCgataggcagggcaagaggccctatcaggcacctctTCTTGAGGAATCTTCGTAAGTCATTAAGAAAATTAGGATTAAGTTGATATGAGTACTGGAATTAGGTTATCTAAGACTACTTTGGTTGTGTAAGCtttaatttcaagtttatgaaatAGGGATTATACGgggatatttgatgaaataaaaacaaaagggaattagttgtaTTCAACATAGGTTAGCAATGgtcgaatattaagatttttatcgagtaagaaatttaaaatctttatatgaggattctagaattctgtgGGTTATAAGCGAAGTTGATTTATTTGAATTAGTCCATCATTAACATGGGGAAACTTATTAAGCTTTATACGTTAGAATGAATTAAGTACTGAGGATACGCCAAAGTGtgacattcgttccaatgaggagGGTTTAAGTTttttaggcctcaactataatGTAATTGGGAGGggaatagtttaagcatgtgttTGATGCTAGGAAGGTTTTATTATCTAAGCAGAATATCGATAATgtatattttggggttttatggattaatgttACTCGATTTAAGATTtgaaacaatctttatttgggatgtacttATAAATggctaagttacgtaagtttggtgtcgtaaggtaatagatcgatgaacattacgggtatagtataaggaaagtgagataagataagtttgaacctccatttctaatattgggaattgtgagaaaagtcagaaCTCGAGTTCATAATAAAGTAAAactaagacagccttcagaactaGATTAGGACATTACGAtttcttagtgatgccatttggactgaagaatgctccagcgattttcatggacctaatgaaccgagtatttcagccttaccttgatcagttcgtcatagtattaaatgacgatattctcatttactcgaagagccatgaggagcatagccaGCATGTGAGGACAGTGTTGCAGGTTTTGCAGGGTCGCAAGTTTTGTTTGCGAAgtttagtaagtgtgaattGTGGCTagagaaggtagcgtttttggggcatatagtatctagcagtggaatcgaggtggatccagcgaaagtagcagctgtcaaagaatgggttgagccaaagaacgcatcagagatccgcagctttttgggtttagccggttactaccgtaagtttattcgaggattttcgtccatagcggtgccactcacttcactcaccaagaagaatgctaagtttgtgtggagtgatgattgtcagaagagcttcgacacgttgaagcaagctcttatttcggcgccagtgctagccatgccaacagggcaaggtgagtttgtactttttaccgatgcatctaagctcggattaggcgcagtgttgatgcagcagggtcgggtcatagcttatgcatccaggcagttgaaagtgcacgagaagTACTATCCGACTCACGACCtagagttagccgccgttgtcttcgccctgaaaatttggagacactacctatacggcgagaaatgtcagattttcaccgaccacaagagtctcaaatatttcttcacgcagagagagctgaatatgagacagagacggtggttggaacttgtgaaagattacgactgcgaaattagctaccatccgggaaaggctaatgttgtcgcggatgcattgagcaggaaagtggcagttgtagctCAGTTGTCAGTGCAGAAACCACttcagtcggagattcagagatttggtctagagatttatcctGAGGGCAGAGcccctagactgtctaatccgatagtcaaatctgatttgctagaccgtattcgagcaggacagtcttcagatgagcagttgcagaaatggagactgaaagacgaagccaagggcagtgtgttgtacacagtttcagacgaaattgtgagatacagaggtagaatgtgggtgctaGTGTTGGTTCggtcagacaggatattttgacagaggcacacgcatctccgtattccattcacccaggaggtaccaagatgtacaaagacctccagatattgtattggtggccagggatgaagcgagacatccgtagattcgtatcagaatgtctcacttgtcagcaagtaaaagctgagcatcagaggccagcaggactggttaagccactccccatccccgagtggaagtgggagaacattactatggatttcgtggttGGGTTGCCAAGGTCAGTCAGAGGTTCGAATTCTAtctgggttatagtggaccgactcactaagtcagcgcattttatACCAGTAAAGACGACTTTCtctatgacgcagtatgcggggctttacatcaaggagatagtccgtttacatgggtttccagtttcgattgtgtccgacagagacccgaggttcacatcgtccttttggaagagcttacacgcagccatggggacgaagttgcttttcagcaCAGCTTTTCAaccgcagacagatggtcagtctgagcgagtgattcagattttagaggatttgctaagaacctgcatgattgattttcaaggagcttgggtgtggggcccttaactcctaatcgttattacaatgcaatctgattagggtttaattaatcacagcggaaaacgggtttaaaatttctttacaatgagaccaaaatatctcttctgatatttaaatactaaaaatagtatctaaattcaaatcataaacacgcccacacgtaattaaaaccaatcatatacaaacaactcatatcatcgtgacatgccccggtatatagatacatatatatatatactgggaacaagacataaaca includes:
- the LOC140810249 gene encoding uncharacterized protein, encoding MQAQMLAGMTQFFVQFVGNQTAVDTGARPRLEAVYEIFRRMIPKDFSGTIDPMITKEWIKSIEVIFAFMELQDTDRARCATFLSTGDARLWWESASMSVNLQTLTYNGFKEVFYSEYFTEEGDSSVADFVREFDKGCHFVPLMANDAREKMSNFMDGLRLILRRDVRVAGPMTYAVAVSRILATEQD